The DNA segment TCGAGAtgagagaaaaaagaagaagatatgggGAGGCACATGGAGTATGAGCATGACGATGACTCTTTGTTTCGTAACCTTTCCATTAGTGGAATCAAAAATTTCTATTTTGGGAATGTTTTATCTCTTCCGCATATCCTTTCTCAATCTATTCAACTCTCCCTTCTTCGAtgctcttaaaaaaaaaaggaaaaacccCTTTAACTTTTACCAACAAATCTACTACTACTGttttaacatttacaccaaaaaaaaaacaaatctactaCTGTATCTCTATTATTTTGACAGTCATCTTTATCGTTGGATCCGAAATAAGTTTGTCTCTCTAGTCAAAATTCACAGTTGAATACTATTGTTATATACGTAAGAAACTAATTTATGGTGGGTTTTTTGTTTACTGTCTATTGGTGTATTGGTACTTGTTCTTAGTCGTCTTTGGGACCGAGCACAGAATGTTAATCTGGATATGTACTCTGTCTCACATTGTAATCCTCTTCCcaatatttatttaacaaatGTAAAGTAATTGAGCTTACTAACAAGATATATATCTTACAGCTGGATTCAAATTTACAGATTCTATGAACGATCACCTATATTAAACTGTTACCATTTACCAACGAAGAATTAGACTATTGGGTCAAACTTCTTGATCATCTAATAAAAGCCTAAGGGATCATATGTTCAATTTCTGTTGAAAGATGTCTaatgaaagttaaaattttctttgaacTTCTCTTTAGAAAAATGTATATGAACTTTGATTTAGAACTGctattcttattattattttgtgtgtgGTACAGATGGTAATCTTTTGTAACGAATACATGATTTAAAATCAGAGGCATAATTTGGAACAACTGATTCTTGACCCATCAAAATCACTCTGTCTGATCGTTTTTTTGGAGGCTTTTGGTCGTAAGAGCTTTAGCAAAAGTAAACAACGGACATGTTTTGGTGTTCGTGGGGGCTACATATTCATAGGGTGACGTTGTCACTCACCTTTCAATGTTTTCACCTTTTCACACACATAGTAATATACAGGTGATGATGACAATAGTCAAATACATTTAGCCTTTTATTTTCGAACGTCACGTACATTAAAACTCTAATTTTAGTACGtgattacacatatatatattacacaCACTACTACATTATTTTAGCCTTTGCAAAGATTGTAAATTCATTATTGAATTTTACAATCTCCTTAAAATATTCTTGagtatatttttttctccttaCAGTGACCTGCTTTCTTAGAGGTCCAGACATCCACATACTTCGAAACAGCAACCAAGACACTGGAAGCAAGCCAATGCTGCACATATCTGAGAGAAGACGATGGTGCACTGATCGCTAACCCTAGAAAGGCACTGCAAGCAACACATACAGCAGACACGATCCACCACTCCTGACGCCGCTCTTATCAGAATCTCTGCTCCTTCCGGCTCTTTAGGCTCCTCCATCCACGGTGGAATGTTCTTTAACGTGGCAGCCAAGTTACCGAACCCAAACCCTTGTTTCCCAAGCAAACTTGTTCTCTCTATGTTTCTACTCATCTGCTTTTGGATTTGGTATGATGGGTTCCTAAGTATTTCTTTGATTGAAACTGGTCTCTCTATAGTCTTCTCTTCGTCGTTGTCCTTGAGTGATAAAACCATCTGCGTGTATTCGCTAGGAAACCCTGTTTGTATACTCAATCTCATGACCTGATAAGATGAATTAGTTAAGAAAAATAGATTGAACAAAAATGACAAAATCACAAATCTCTATACACCTTATCTTGTAGCTCTTTCTTGTCTTCGAACCAAGCTTGAGCTGTGAGTTCATCTATTTGTCTCCTCGCAAGAACCTAAAGGTTAGGCAAAAAGATAGTCAATGTTGTGTTTCTTACAATTTCTAGGTTATATTGAAGTGACCTTGTCCAGAGGAATGTCTTTAGCTTTCTCCACTGTTAACTCAATAGTAAAACAGCTCATATCAGCCAGTGTGCCTCTGAGTTCAACTTCATCAGGGAACTGTCCTTTGTACCTTCCAGACAAGATCAATGGTTGACCAAGCGTTATGTCTGGAATCTGAGAAGGAAACAACTGCAAAAGACAAAGATAATGTCAAGAAAGAGCTCAAAGAACTTGATTAAGTATTGTAAGTTGTTTAAATACCTCAACTGAGCGGAGGAGTTTGAGAGCATCAAAAGTCGTATTGGCTACGATTGTAGAAGAAGCAGAATCGAATAGTCTACTCATTTGATGCTCAAATGAATCTGGCTAGGTGTTTCGTTTCataaaaaacaagaaacctTTTTAGTTTCTTGATTCTTGTTTCTGAATATACCAATGGGGAATATAACTTACCTGTATTGTTTGTACCATCATAGTAACCATTCCCTATCCGTGCTAGCATTTGCAAGAAGTAATGGTTGCAAAACGAACCTGCAAGATGTTGATACCTACATGAGAGAAGCTAGGAAGCAAGTAAAAGAAGAGAGTAACCTTTTTACTTACCAATGCCAAAGGTAGATATCCTAGGAGATATCGATTTTTCGTGTCCACTACAACATTCTTTCATGGCATTACATATCTCTCTCTCGTTTTCAACAGATCCATCAGTGACAAGGTATACAAGAGGCACTCCAACCTTGCTTCCTTCAAGCAACTTCACTGCCTAATCAAATAAACACACACAAGAATACTCTAGAAGTCTTTAACTTATGTCTAGTAAAGAGATAAAAATAGATTAGAAAAGGACCTGTATCAGGGGAAGTAACATGTTTGTTCCACCACTTGCAATTAAATTACTATCGAGCCATTCAGTCACAGCAGAGATAGTCTCATCAGTTGCAAACTCCATCTTAGTTGAGAATTCTAGAATATTGTCATTGAAGGCGATTATGTTGAACACATCTTCAGGTTCTAGCTTAGCCAAAGACTCTAACAAGGCTTTCTTTACATCCTCGAGCGGCTTCCATTTCATGCTTCCACTTATGTCGATCACAAACACAACCCTTCGTCTGAAAATCTACATATAACATGCAATGCATTAATAATGTCATCATTAAATGATATCCCAAAGTTGTAAGAACAAACCTGCTTATGCTTGGTGGTTCCAGGGAATAGGTACAAACAGAACATCCCTCTGTCATCTGAATCCCATGGAGATGGAGACTTAACCAAAACATGACCACTCAGATCACCAGAGGAAACCTGTGAAAGGAAACATATATCAATCTTAAACTCCATTTCAATATATACGACTGTTTTGAGGAGGTTTTGTTGTTTCGCAATGTTTTACATA comes from the Brassica napus cultivar Da-Ae chromosome A7, Da-Ae, whole genome shotgun sequence genome and includes:
- the LOC106354219 gene encoding inter alpha-trypsin inhibitor, heavy chain 4 yields the protein MSEEFAVRVEQGLKLSRRIYYGKGIAPPVVPDPQSSPENFLPTAITAYASITDPVAVDNPDVPSYQPYVHARCDPSALVPLQMLGIEMRVDCWLDTAFVTVTGRWRVHCVMPSKRFDCCIAVPTGEKGTLLSAEIDVLSNEKTYKTKLVTEEEACDIDNVHKDKDSRFLKSQIFTFKIPHVSGGSIFSVNVNWSQKLVYKDGKFHLNVPFRFPAYVTPVGKEITKREKIVLNMNSCVNGGEVACSYSSHPLKVIHRESGKLSCEYEAEVPSWSRVDFDVSFNVSSGDLSGHVLVKSPSPWDSDDRGMFCLYLFPGTTKHKQIFRRRVVFVIDISGSMKWKPLEDVKKALLESLAKLEPEDVFNIIAFNDNILEFSTKMEFATDETISAVTEWLDSNLIASGGTNMLLPLIQAVKLLEGSKVGVPLVYLVTDGSVENEREICNAMKECCSGHEKSISPRISTFGIGSFCNHYFLQMLARIGNGYYDGTNNTDSFEHQMSRLFDSASSTIVANTTFDALKLLRSVELFPSQIPDITLGQPLILSGRYKGQFPDEVELRGTLADMSCFTIELTVEKAKDIPLDKVLARRQIDELTAQAWFEDKKELQDKVMRLSIQTGFPSEYTQMVLSLKDNDEEKTIERPVSIKEILRNPSYQIQKQMSRNIERTSLLGKQGFGFGNLAATLKNIPPWMEEPKEPEGAEILIRAASGVVDRVCCMCCLQCLSRVSDQCTIVFSQICAALACFQCLGCCFEVCGCLDL